DNA from Pirellulales bacterium:
CACCCGGTATGTACCGCCATGAACGTTCACCCATGGCAGAAGGCTAAGAAGCCAACGCGGCGTGATCGACATCATCTTCGGTGATGTCTTCGTCGTCGTCGCCAGGTTCTTCGCGACCGCTGTCGTTACACTACGCTGCAAGGTGGAGTCTGACATGGCCGTCTCGATAAATCCCTATTGGTTAACTAGAAGAGCCGACGCCCGGCGCGGACGTAACGCGTTCACAGCAGCAATCCCTTGAAGCTATTGATCAACGCGGAGTCTCGGCTGAGATTGACCGTACGCTCGGCCCCCTGCGACGCGCGTTGACAGCGCCGCGCAGAGGGACCGAAAACGCTGGGCGCGGCCAGAGCCTCCGGTTGTCCGGTCAGCCGCGAGAAAAGCGCCCAAGCCAATCCATCGGCCGCAAAGTCACGCCAACTTACCGATTTTCACGGCAATCGAAAAGAAGCTTGATGAGAGAATTTCGATTTTGCCGAGTTGATCGATAAATAGGGGAGACCTCCCGCGCCCGCCTTCGCCACTGGGGAAGCGCCTGCGCCGAAGTTGATCGCCGCGCGATGTAATGCGTACTATTCAGCAAAGCCGTCCGCCCAAAATTGACTCGCCGCGAAAACATCAAAACTGGCAAGGATCCAAAGACGTGAGCATTGCAACCATCTCGCCGAATGCCTTGGCCCGCCGGCACGCGGAAAATAAGTCTCTCCGCCTCATTGATGTCCGCACACCGGCTGAGTTTCAAAACGCGCATCTCGAATTCGCACAAAACGTTCCGCTCGACCAACTCGATCCGTCGGCGGTCATGGGGTCGGCCGGATCGAACGAACCGGTCTACTTCATCTGCCAGGGGGGTACCCGCAGCAAGAAGGCCTGCGAGAAGCTGCAGCAGGCCGGATTTACCAACGTCGTAAGTGTGGATGGCGGAACTCAAGCGTGCGAGCAAGCCGGTTTGCCGCTAATTCATGGAAAAGCGGCGATGTCTCTAGAACGCCAAGTGCGTATCGCCGCGGGCTCGCTTGTTTTGGCCGGTGTCGCGTTGAGCCTCTTGGTCCATCCGGCATTCATTGGCTTGTCGGCATTTATAGGTGCAGGGCTAGTTTTTGCGGGGATAACCGACACTTGCGGCATGGGAATGATGCTGGCTCGCATGCCCTGGAATCGTCGCCCCGTCGCGTGCAGCGTGTGACGCCCTCGTGACGGGTAAGGTGCCGTCGACAAATTAGGTCGCTTCCGACTTTTCTTCTGTAGTAGTCGGACGTCGTGGCTCGCCTGGTCTGCGGCCGCCGTATGTCTTGTTGTACGGGGCGTTCGGCGTTAACGTCTCTTCATCGAGCGAACCAGGATCGCGCTCTGGATTTTCGCGGTCAGCCGGTGGCTCCGACCCTCGTTGTCGCCCGACTGCCCAAAGGGCTGGGCCGCCGGGTTATTTGCTCGATTCCCTTTGGGCTTCTTGCTCGTTGCCTGATCGAGTTCGCCCCTTTGTTACGAAGCATTTCCGCAACTACCATGCCGTCGACGGATAGCCTTAGGAACTTGCGAATTCAGCTCACACAGCACTATATTTCTGATTGTCCAACTAGCTGACCGGTCCACCGGAGGCCAGTGCTATCGAATCGAAGGCGCTGGTCTTTTTTTATTGGCAGACTCGACCGAGCTTCCTCTTAATTCTCTAGGATTTCTCATGCCGCATTGGTACCAAGACAACTCGCTTTCCATCGGCCGTACCCCGCTCGTTCAATTGCGCCGCGTGACTGACGGCGCGAACGCCACAATCCTTGCCAAGATTGAAGGCCGCAATCCTGCCTACTCAGTCAAGTGCCGCATCGGCGCTGCCATGATCTGGGACGCCGAGAAGCGCGGGCTGTTGGGACCGGGCAAGGAACTCGTTGAGCCCACTAGCGGCAACACGGGCATCGCTTTGGCCTTTGTCGCCGCGGCCCGCAACATTCCTCTGACGCTGACGATGCCCGAGACGATGAGTCTCGAGCGCCGCAAGCTGCTCGTAGCATACGGCGCCAAGCTGGTTTTGACCGAAGGCCCGCGAGGCATGGCAGGTGCGATCGCCAAGGCGGAAGAGATCGTCGCCTCGTCGCCGGGCCGGTATGTCCTCTTGCAACAGTTCAAGAATCCGGCAAATCCGGCCATCCACGAACAGACGACCGGTCCCGAGATTTGGGACGACACCGAGGGCGTCATCGACATCCTCGTTTCCGGCGTGGGTACCGGTGGCACGATCACCGGCGTGTCGCGATACATTAAGAACACGAAGAACAAGCCAATCAAGTCGGTCGCCGTCGAGCCCACTGCCAGCCCGGTGCTGACGCAACAGCGCGCGGGGCAGCCCTTGAAGCCTGGCCCGCACAAAATCCAGGGTATCGGCGCCGGCTTCGTACCGTCGGTACTCGATGTGTCGTTGGTCGATGACATCGAGCAAGTCTCGAACGAAGAGGCGATCGAGTACGCAAGGCGATTGGCGCTCGAAGAGGGCATTTTGTCGGGCATTTCCTGCGGTGCTGCAGCGGCGGTCGCGGTACGCATCGCCAAGCGTCCGGAAAATGCCGGCAAGACTATTGTCGTGGTGTTGCCAGACTCGGGCGAGCGCTATCTCAGCTCGGTTCTGTTCGAAGGCGTATTCGACGCCGAAGGTCGTGCCCGATGAGCACCCAAACGCGAATCGACGGCCAGATGACCAAGGCCCGCGCAGAACCATCGCAACGCTCGCACTGGGACATTCAGGCAATCGTCGGCGAACTGCGCGATTTGCGACAAGCGTCGTTGGCGGCGCGCAACCGGCTGGACAAACCGGCCAAGCTGCCGTCGCGCACGGCCCTGGCCGTGGTCGTTGAAAACTTGATCACGGCGTTGTTTCCCAACCGGCTCGCTTCCCATGTGCTGGATAACGAGAGCGTCGACTATTTTGTCGGGCATACGCTCGACAAAGCCTTGCGCGAGCTCGTGGGGCAAGTGCTGCGCGAGTTGCAATTTATCGCCGGCGACGACGTGGCCAGCGATGAACAGCGCGATCGGGCCGTGTTGATCGTGCAGCAGTTCGCCGAGCGACTGCCGACGATTCGGGCGCTCTTGGAAACCGATATCACCGCGGCCTACGAAGGCGATCCCGCCGCGCGTAGCGTCGACGAGATTTTGGCCTGCTATCCAGGCATAACGGCTATCGCGCATTACCGCCTAGCCCACACACTCGTCGGGCTCGGCGTCCCGCTCGTTGCGCGGATCATCACCGAGATCGCGCATTCGCTGACCGGCATCGACATTCACCCCGGTGCCACCATCAAAGGAAGTTTTTTCATCGACCACGGCACCGGCGTGGTGATTGGCGAGACGGCCATCATCGGCGAGCGCGTCCGTCTGTACCACGGAGTAACGCTCGGCGCTAAGCGCTTCCAGGTCGAAGAGGATGGCACCATTACCAAGGGGAACGCGCGGCACCCAATCGTCGAGGACGAAGTCGTGATCTATGCCAACGCTACGATCCTGGGACGGATCACAATCGGTCGCGGCTCGGTGATCGGCGGCAACGTATGGCTTACGCGCAGCGTGGCTGCCGGCAGCAATATTGCGCAAGCCCAAGTGCGCAACGATACTTTTGGCGAGGGATCAGGGATCTGAGGTTCAAAGCGGCCCATGGGCTGCGGTCGGTAGGTGAACAATTATGCTCTTCTACGTCGCCAACGGGAATGGCCATGCCTTAGTGCCGGCCTCCTCCGAGATGGAAGCACGCGACATTGGCTCGATCATGCTCGGAGCAGAAGTTACCATCGTCCGAGCCGCAACAGCCGAAGAGATTGCCGTCAGCGGTTGGCATGATGAAATGATGCGCCGCCAGGCTGAGGGGTGATCGTTAACCCCAGCCACTGGGACCGCGACTGTCCAACTGGGATGACATTGCCACGGTCTGCCGCCAGATGGGCTGCCGAGTCAGCTTGCAACTCTCGCCCAAGACGCACGTATAACCCCAGCCCATATAGCGAGCGATTCTAACCACAAGCTTTCACAGGTCCAATGGTTTTCGGCGATCGCGCAGAATGCCACTCTCGGCCTTCAGTTTTGGACCTAGCGGGCACGGTTGCGCGATCAAAGATCAGTGGCGGATCGCCTAGCAGCCTGTTGAAGAACTCAACGGGCTGCGACATCGCAGGGATGCGATGGCAAAATATCGACGTAAGTCGTTATTTTGCGAGCCGTGCGAAGCTTTTCTTCGCACTTGGCGAGGTTGAAAAAAGCCACGAGGGCTTTTTTCAACAGGCTGCTAGGCAAAGATGT
Protein-coding regions in this window:
- the cysK gene encoding cysteine synthase A, which encodes MPHWYQDNSLSIGRTPLVQLRRVTDGANATILAKIEGRNPAYSVKCRIGAAMIWDAEKRGLLGPGKELVEPTSGNTGIALAFVAAARNIPLTLTMPETMSLERRKLLVAYGAKLVLTEGPRGMAGAIAKAEEIVASSPGRYVLLQQFKNPANPAIHEQTTGPEIWDDTEGVIDILVSGVGTGGTITGVSRYIKNTKNKPIKSVAVEPTASPVLTQQRAGQPLKPGPHKIQGIGAGFVPSVLDVSLVDDIEQVSNEEAIEYARRLALEEGILSGISCGAAAAVAVRIAKRPENAGKTIVVVLPDSGERYLSSVLFEGVFDAEGRAR
- the epsC gene encoding serine O-acetyltransferase EpsC, whose amino-acid sequence is MSTQTRIDGQMTKARAEPSQRSHWDIQAIVGELRDLRQASLAARNRLDKPAKLPSRTALAVVVENLITALFPNRLASHVLDNESVDYFVGHTLDKALRELVGQVLRELQFIAGDDVASDEQRDRAVLIVQQFAERLPTIRALLETDITAAYEGDPAARSVDEILACYPGITAIAHYRLAHTLVGLGVPLVARIITEIAHSLTGIDIHPGATIKGSFFIDHGTGVVIGETAIIGERVRLYHGVTLGAKRFQVEEDGTITKGNARHPIVEDEVVIYANATILGRITIGRGSVIGGNVWLTRSVAAGSNIAQAQVRNDTFGEGSGI
- a CDS encoding rhodanese-like domain-containing protein produces the protein MRTIQQSRPPKIDSPRKHQNWQGSKDVSIATISPNALARRHAENKSLRLIDVRTPAEFQNAHLEFAQNVPLDQLDPSAVMGSAGSNEPVYFICQGGTRSKKACEKLQQAGFTNVVSVDGGTQACEQAGLPLIHGKAAMSLERQVRIAAGSLVLAGVALSLLVHPAFIGLSAFIGAGLVFAGITDTCGMGMMLARMPWNRRPVACSV